The segment TTTACTACTTGCTTTGCCACTTGCAGGGAAGCATGGACTTAGAgctcaagatctctctgtacaTTGATGTGTTAATGGTCCTGCCCCATGGACTATACTTTCcccttacatttgacctcccaaagtgcacaaACTCACATGTGTCCACATTAAACTTCAGCAGCCATCCCTCAGCCCCTAACTGTAACTGATCTGTATCCTGTTGTATCCTCTGATGTTCAGACACTCCAGCGCCCACCATCACTATAATCAATCTGTATACAGTATATAAGctaatttatgtatttatatttattgtgatatTTAACAATGATTATTCTGttctttatttattgtattttttttgtgctgcatcagatctggagtaacaattattttgttctcctttacacttgtgcactggaaatgacattaaactaggAGTTCCCAATCTGGTGTCCACAGGCCCCTTcccttaatggtgttggtccagatAATTAAAAAAGGTCGGGAACCCCtgcattaaacaatcctgaatcttgaaataactgtaactgatctatatcttgTTGATTCCTTTGACGACCTTCTTCTCTGtctacaactccaccaatttgtgtgtcatctgcaaacatattGAACAACCCATTGATATTGTGTCCAAGTCATTCATATACATTGAAAACAACAGagatcccagcactgatccctgtggaacacccctGGTCATAGACCACCAGCCAGAATAACACCCTTCCACCACTGCCCTCTGTCTATCATGTGGTTCCTTACATGGTGAAGTGTTTTGATAAGATATCCCTGATAAGAGATTCCACAACAAGCTTGGCCACATGAGTGGAAGGGAGGAGACACTTCTTCATCCTTCTCCTACTCAGTCCTCTGGACTTTACCAATGCCTGGACCCAGTCTCTCTCAAGAACCTTTTTAGAAATTGACAGATGTCGCCGTAGAGTTTTAATGCATCCTCCATCTTCTGAGCTTCATCTCGTATCTTTCGAGCTACTTCAGATTTACTTCCCTTGCTGAGCTCAATGGAGTCCTTTGCAATCGAGTAGATATCCCACGCTACAAAGAGTGCTCCCACAACTCCTGAAACAGCTCTTGTCGTTTTGGACAATGCCAGGGGAGTGCCATAAAGCAGATGTTTCACATTTCCCGTTTCCATTGCGTACTTTGCTTTCTGAGCAGTGTGACTCAGTGCTGTCAGTTTCTCAGCTAGTTCTTTGAGACCAGGTGTTTTGCTCAGTACTTCCTTGGCCATTACTGATGTTGTCACATTCAGTGTTTTCATGCTGATGGAACCAGATTGAAATCCAGCTTTAACTTGCAATAGATattttttcttgtatttattgaAAACATTCCTTGCCTTGCTCACCCCTGGTAAATGCAATCTGCCTTTAACTGTGGCCAAGTGTTTTCCCCTGCGTTTATTAGAGACTTCCTTTGCTTTGCCGATTGCTGGAAAATCCCTCGTTGTGCCTTCATTATAATCAAATTTGGTAATTTCTTCCTCAATGAGATGACTCAAGAACCGGAGATCACTGCAGATGTCTGTCAAGTGTTCTGACATTTCCTTCTGATCACTTTTATATTGTCTTATGATCTCATCTACCTTTTTTTGTTTCATTGACCGCTTAACATATTCAGTGATGCCAGCTGTCAAGTTAGTGGCAGCACCAGCTCCACCTATACTCGCTCCCACAGCAGTGAGTACCAAGGAGACGCCTGCCGTGAAAGGAGCAGCAATGATTCCTGCCAGGGTGAGGACACCACCCACAGCCCCCGCAGATGAcccagtaacatttgcaattgttGCACCTTTATGATACCGGTCAATACCATTTGCAATCTCTTGTAGTTCACGTATATGACTGTTCATTCGATGTTCCCATTTAGGAAACTCATTTACAAAGTCTTGTATGGTCTTTGTTCTCTTTTTTCGTTCATCTTGGTCCCTGTTAAGAATAACAAATAATAATCCCCTCTCATTTTGCAATATACACATTCTTAAAATCGCATTGACGGAAACTGAATCACAACAAAGTGTAAGAATTCAAAAAGAGGATGGACCGGTCATGCAAAAGTGAAATGATGGAGTTCAGAACCAATGTATTCCCATCAGGGTGATAATGCTGATGAGATGAATACCGTAAGGAGCAAATAGTGAGATGGACTTTGTGACAATGTTTGGTGCTGTTGCAAGTCGATGAGCCCATATTGTTTGTTTGGCATTGTTGCATTCGTAGATTGTCTGTGACTGAGAGATCTACCAATATCACAGGTCTGAAGTCGGGATAAATAGCAGGGAACCTTACTGAGCTCCCATTGGGAGTTTGTGGAAAAGATGCAGTTGGTGTTCCAGAGGCAGAGAATATATCAGTACAGGCTCCCTCAATCATTCCATCTCTTCTGAATTCttaccattgagaaatctgaccCTGTCTTTGGCCATTAATCCAACAATTTATTGATCATCCTGGTGTTTCCTTTCAATTAATCCCAAACGTGCCTTCATGAATTATGACATCTCTATGAATATTGATAATCATGTTGTTTTACTGATTACCCTTGTTATTCATTTATTAATCACCTCATGGTGATATTCAGGTATAGACAATGATTGGTAATTGACCAATAAGACTGATTTGGGACGTCAGTTGTGAAGATTTTCACTGTCCTCTAACAAGGTGCAATCTTTGTTACCTGGATCCTGACACATTTCCATTGTGCAAACACGTCTCCATTGGATTCTCCTGAGATAATGAATCTGTAATAGAGAAAAGTTAACAAATATTAACGTCTGTTGATATTGCAGTGATGTACCTCACAATGAAATGTGCACATTATATTTCAGTCCTGTAGAATTATTTCAAATTTCAATTTACATAAAGGCAAAGTGGATGCCAGAAAACTGAAATGTGTTGGAAATTTGTAGCTGGCCAGGAAGCATCTGTTTCTACGTACCTGGTGGATATTTCCCACATTTTTGAACTTTGTCATCTAAATGTGAATGTCTGAGATGGTGACCAAAAATTATAAATTCCAATTGGCCCGTAAGCTCATGTGTTCAGCTGTTTTGTTGATGTTGCAAAGTAAGTTTGCTGTGCCCACCCCCCTCGTTCCACTGTAAATATGATTCTCTGAACACAGCACCATTTGCCATGTCTGGTACTTGGTGGTGGGGTGGCGATATGTCTTATTGGATCTCAGTTATTTTCGATCCTTGGGTCTTTCAGGAATGAGAGAGAAGCTTTGATTCTTCACGATCACttattttaaagtttaaacaaaGATGCAGAACATTTGAAACTAAATGAGGAGCTGAGAAACAAAGGAGAGATTAAAGAGACTCTATAGATTCAATAAAAAGATGGCGCCTTTGAAAAATCTATCAACTTGATACTTACTTCTGTGGTGGGcatgttgttggagaagatcctgagaggtagggtttatgagcatttggagagacataatctgattaggaatagtcagcatggctttgtcaagggcaggtcgtgccttatgagcctgattgaattctttgaggatgtaacaaacacattgatgaaggtagagcagtgggtgaggtgtatatggatttcagcaaggcatttgataaggttccccatgcaaagctccttcagaaagtaaggaggcatgggatccaagcggacattgctttgtggatccagaattggcttgcccacagcagACAAAGTGTGGTAGtcgatggtttgtattctgcatggagggcggtaaccagtggtgttccatactgatctgttctgggacccctcctctttatgATTTTCATAaattacttggatgaggaagtagaagagtggggtagtgatgacacaaaagttggggctgtcgtggatagtctggaggctgtcagaagttacagtgtgaaatcgataggatgcagaactgggctgagaagtggcagatggagttcaacccagataagtgtgaagtggttcattgtggcaggttaaatttgaagacagaatataatattgatggtgagactcttggcagtgtggaggatcagcgagatcctggggtccatgtccataggacgctcaaagatgctgcaggttgacagtgttgttcagAGGGCATAtggcgtgttggccttcatcaaccctgggattgacttcaagagccatgaggtaatgttacagctatataagtcCCTCGTTAGACCCtgcttggaatactgtgttcagttctggtcacctcaatacaaggaggatgtggatactatagagagagtgcagaggaaatttacagggATCATGTCTAttttgggaagcatgccttatgagaataagttgagggtactcggccttttctccttggagtcatggaaaagtaagcagagaaacaggctcttcagcccatctagtccatgccaaacccttTGAACTGACTACTCCCATTAATTTGCACTGGGTCCATGTtcttccatacccctaccgtccatgtacctatccagacttctcttaaacattgaagtggcagatggagttcaacccagaaaagtgtgaagtggttcattttggtaggtcaaatatgatggcagaatatacggtcagactcttggcagtgtggaagatcagagagatcttggggtctgagtccataggacactcaaagcagctgtgcaggttgactctgtggttaagaaggcatacggtgcattggccttcatcaatcgtgggattgagtttaggagctgagtggtaatgttgcagctatataggaccctggtcagaccccacttggagtactgtgctaagttctggttgcctcactataggaaggatgtggaaaccttagaaagggtgcagaagagatttataaggatgttgcctggattggggagcatgccttatgagaataggttgagtgaactcggccttttctccttggagcgacggaggatgagaggtgacctgacagaggtgtataagatgatgagaggcattgattgcatggatagtcagaggctttttctcagggctgaaatggctgccgcaagagggcacaggtttaaggtgcttgggagtaggtacagaggagatgtcaggggtaaatttttttacgcagagagtggtgagcacgtggaatgggctgccggcaacggtggtggaggccggtacaatagggtctttaaagaaacttttggataggtacatggaaaaatagcgggctatggttaaccctagtaatttctaagttatggacatgttcagcacaactttgtgggccgaaaggcctgtattgtgctgtaggttttctatgtttctaaatcaagctcacatgcaccacctgCTGGCCGATTGTTCCATGCTGTCATGGCCCTCTGagagaaatttcccctcatgttcccctttatcTTTTCATGTGACCCATGATCTCTGATTCtcgtcccacccagcctcagtggaaagaacctgcttgcatttaccctatcgatacacaattttgtataccactatcaaatctcctatcAATCTTCAACATTccgaggaataaagtcttaacctattcagtctttccttataactcaggacctCCAAACCTGGCAACATGTTTGTAAATTTGTCTGTAAtctttcaatattatttacatatttcttgtaggtaggtgaccaagactgcacacaataggCCTCATAAATgtgttatacaacttcaacataacaccccatctcctgtactctatACATTgattatgaaagccaatgtgccaaaagctttttttacgaccctatcgacctgtgacaccacttccaatgaattatggacctgtattccctgatccctttgttctaccacactcctcagtgccctactgctcagagtgcaagatctaccctggttggtccaacTGAGgttcaacacctcacacttgtcgacattaaattccatctgccatttttctgcccatttttccagctcgtCTGGATCGTGCTGCAAACCATGATAGccctccttgctgtccactacagccTAATCTTGGTGTATCTGTTAACCaagttatcatccagatcgctgatatagatgacaaacaatggacccagcactgatccctgtggcagtccactagttacaggcctccactcagagagacaaccatctactaccactctctggcttctcccacaaagccaatgcttAATCCACATTACTACCTCATCGTGAATGCCAATTgtctgaacctttttgaccaacctcccatgtgggatcttctcaaatgccttgctaaagtccatgaccttgccttgccttgccttcatcacctttcctggtaacttctttgaaaaactctgaatgattggttagacatgaccgaccaagcacaaagccacgctgactatccttaatcagcccatgtctatccaaatacttgtatattggGTCCcccagaataccttccaataactttcccacaggcTCATCCATgtctaatttcctggtttatttttagagcctctgTTGAACAGCAGAATGGctaacctccaatcctccggtttcTCACCTGTTTCTCAGGGTGATCTAGATATCTCTGCTATGGCCCAGCAGTTTCTgcatgatcactagatgcagagtgttaccctacacagacttctgtcacctgccctgtctcattccctgaaagcagatcaagtatcacacactctctcctcggtCTTCAACGTACTgagtaaggaaactttcctgatcacagttgacaaactctgtcccatctagtccTGTTACAGgttgggattcccagtcaatatgcagAAAGTTAAAAATCACCTGCTATTACAGCCTTATTTTTCCTGCAACAGTCTGAGATCTCCCTgcagatttgttcctctaaatcccttggtctgttgggtggtctgtaatatactgtggtcatacctttcttatttctcagttccacccatattgcctcactagacaagttctgcAGTCTGTCATGACAGAGCAGTGTGggacattttctctgactagtattgccacccctcctccgttaatccctcccactctatcgtgtcttaaacaacagaaccccagaatattgagctgccagtcctgcccctccaacaaccaagtctcaccaatggctacaatatcataattccaggtgttgatccatgctttgagatcatctgcctttcctacgatacttcttacattgaaatatatgcagctcaggacgtTAGTCTCACCATGCCCGACCTTTTTcgttcctgactttgtctgaagtcttaacaacatctgtctcgacaaccactccactacctgttctggtactctgattcccacccccctgcaactaTAGTTAAACCCCACTATGCAGCAGTAGCAAACCTTCGTGTGAGGATAACCGTcctcttccagttcaggtgcagaccATCTCtcctgtacagatcccaccttccctggaagacagcccaatgatccCAAAATCTGATGCCTTTCctcttacaccaactccttagccatgtgttaaactgtgtgatcttcctatttctagcctcactagcacgtggcacggggagaaattctgagatcacaactctggaaGTCTTGCCCTTTACCTTAGCACCGAACTCCCTGAATTCACTCTGCAGAAACTCGTCACACTTTCTACCTACGTTATTGGTTTCTTCTGGACCTCGATCTCCAGCTGTTCACCTTCCCTCTTGTGGCTTTTAAACATGAAATAGTGAGTGTTGAAAGTCTGCATGTTCCTGTGAGAGTGAAAGGCAGGTTAGCAAGAGGAACAAGGAGTTGAGGATCAAGTGTATCCCTGGTGGAGTACGGGGATGCAGGGGTATATCCAAGGAGGAAGTCAGGAGGGAATAAAGAGGACATGACATAGCTTTAACAGGGAATATGAAGGAGAATCCAAGGACACATTCTATTGTTCTCAGTATATTAAGGGATGAAGAGTAACTGGAGGGAGATTACTTTCTGTCCGTTACACCACCTAGTGTTTAGGGCAGccatgaagatcctccatctccgTCTGTCTGgtgttcaggccttccttcatcgtgtcaggagcttcctctcggtt is part of the Mobula birostris isolate sMobBir1 chromosome 4, sMobBir1.hap1, whole genome shotgun sequence genome and harbors:
- the LOC140197106 gene encoding LOW QUALITY PROTEIN: apolipoprotein L3-like (The sequence of the model RefSeq protein was modified relative to this genomic sequence to represent the inferred CDS: inserted 1 base in 1 codon); its protein translation is METCLHNGNVSGSRDQDERKKRTKTIQDFVNEFPKWEHRMNSHIRELQEIANGIDRYHKGATIANVTGSSAGAVGGVLTLAGIIAAPFTAGVSLVLTAVGASIGGAGAATNLTAGITEYVKRSMKQKKVDEIIRQYKSDQKEMSEHLTDICSDLRFLSHLIEEEITKFDYNEVKAGFQSGSISMKTLNVTTSVMAKEVLSKTPGLKELAEKLTALSHTAQKAKYAMETGNVKHLLYGTPLALSKTTRAVSGVVGALFVAWDIYSIAKDSIELSKGSKSEVARKIRDEAQKMEDALKLYGDICXISKKVLERDWVQALMCSDACGSPMAAPGPPSNNGSLYSGKQMAIGSRRHIAVMKRGAHTRSSDPVAHGNPAADADAESAALSGNAITASLNLQQSTLGCPTIGGQCRGKISAAPRDAGGLWPPRVPVVFSMPLLDGTQPRT